The genomic DNA ATGCCACCAATCACTTGAGCGGAGAGAAATATCCCCACCACCCCCTGGTCAAATCGTAGCACGTCTAATGCATAGATCACATAAAAGGGGATGGCCATGTTACTCCACATCACCAACAGCCGCACGAGAACCACTAGACGAAACATGTGATCAGCTCGCATCACCTCGATCAGCCGACTGATATAAGATGGCCAGGGCAGGCGATCTTGGACGATCTCCAACGGCTGCTCCTTTACCCGGATGAATGACAAAAGCGACAAGGAGAAGAAACCACTGGCGATGGCGAACAGGAGCGCATAGTTGATGGGAAAATCCGGCCCATTTGGTCCCAGGATATGACTCACGATGATCCCTGCCCCGACGCCTGCCATGCCCGTGCCGGTCTGTGCCAAGCCCACCAACCGGCCGCGGCGTGCAGGTGGCAAACTCTTGCTGAACACGTCAAACCAGGCGACGCTGGCGATCCCATCGGTCATGATGAAGAGAGTCAAGACCAAAAAGAACAGCACAAGCACCAGGTTGGGATGAGGCACGGCCCACAGCCAGATCGCCACCGTCAGCAATAAGTAGCCAAGCCGACCTGTCAATGCTGGGAAGACAACATAAGGCTTCTTCAGCGGCTTGCCAGCCACATAGTTAGCCGCAATCAACTGCGGCAGCATCCAACCCCCGCTCAGGATGGTAGTTACCAACCCAATCAAGGGTGCGGAGCTGGTAAGCTGCCGGACCAGAGATGGCATCACCGTGGTTGGGTTGATGAAGCTCATCGCCACACCGAAGAAGAAGAAATCGCCCAACAAAGCAGCGAAATTGCGGCGATAATTCGGTGGGAGTTCGCGATCCAAGGACATAGGCCTTGACTTTGCGTCCTAGTTCACAATCATAACACAAAAACCCGGCCTGGAGTATGATCCCACTCCAGGCCGGAGCGAAGATCACTTGCCTTGATCGATCAGCTTGTGCTCATGGGGGAAAGATGGCCCCTTCATCAGAGGAGTTGGCTCATGTTCATGAGAGCAGCCTATCCTTGGGCGAAAACGATCCACGGTAGCCCTTTCCCCGGAGAGGCTGATGTCTCTCAGCTCCAGAAGCCGCCTAGGCCATGCTATCAACATGCCCTTGGCTCATGGGCGAATCTCGATTCTGATTTTCCCTTCGCCGATCTGCAAATCCCTAACGTAGAAGCCGGCCGTGTACTGCGTTAGAGCCTGCTCAGCGATGCCAGGCAACATACGGGTCATCAGGTTTAAAGGCTGCAACTGCTCGACTGCCATGCGCACTCGCCCGTTCTCGGCCCACAGCCGAATCGTAGCCTGTAAGTTGCTGATGGATAGCAATCCGTAACGCAACTGGCCTGCCTGCACCTGCACCCGTCCGCCAGTAAAGCGTACCGTCAGGTCGGTCACCTGAACCTGTCTCTGCACCTCTTCGCTAACGATGGCCTCCTCGATCATGCCCTCAGTGATC from Anaerolineae bacterium includes the following:
- a CDS encoding MFS transporter — translated: MSLDRELPPNYRRNFAALLGDFFFFGVAMSFINPTTVMPSLVRQLTSSAPLIGLVTTILSGGWMLPQLIAANYVAGKPLKKPYVVFPALTGRLGYLLLTVAIWLWAVPHPNLVLVLFFLVLTLFIMTDGIASVAWFDVFSKSLPPARRGRLVGLAQTGTGMAGVGAGIIVSHILGPNGPDFPINYALLFAIASGFFSLSLLSFIRVKEQPLEIVQDRLPWPSYISRLIEVMRADHMFRLVVLVRLLVMWSNMAIPFYVIYALDVLRFDQGVVGIFLSAQVIGGILSGLVMGYISERQGTRMVICLTAGMAVGAPTLALCISWLRTWLPGGVLMYVYALVFTLLGALANANMAGFMNYILEIAPAAERSTYVGLANTLGSVVLIAPFLGGWVLQISSYTVLLSLTAIVCLAGLFSAARLEEPRQRRMALMQVQEARP